A single window of Dermochelys coriacea isolate rDerCor1 chromosome 2, rDerCor1.pri.v4, whole genome shotgun sequence DNA harbors:
- the VWDE gene encoding von Willebrand factor D and EGF domain-containing protein isoform X3, with amino-acid sequence MQLPALRAWPLWLGLVLLGLMAAPCQQALECHPGGHQILQSPYRSVDFDSSQLQQSAIQDLICDHSLTPGWYRFLIFDKPAEMPTKCVEMNHCGTQAPVWLSLMESESMPLPGEIKQLTACATWQFFFSTTKDCCLFRIPVSVRNCGEFFVYLLQPTQGCMGYCAEEAKPQTCEPGEVKTQGVCNSRLSPSSSPSPSPPPPTSLEVVAELVEASVYLRCTFDVPLANSSVGFTVTWSRLASEDFKEELRRETTVQAFSLLELDGINLRLGDRVFCSSSSFFLEKPDIQSPPVESSEFFAGIKLHPESLNISEDGKEYRLIIESRIPISCPKFSQLENDCKISLKLNTIDQDKEQLGLNLALSSCDVDLLQKPCINGTCSQVIVHFTAVTDFAQDGDRVTKIMVEPILSDNFLWNRYIPEGIQITVKDLPSAYCYSFTDPHIITFDGRLYDNFKTGTFVLYKSTSRDFEVHVRQWDCGSLHFPASCNCGFVAKEGSDIIAYDMCSGQLHESQPHLSVKSRDIMGSNIRITESYLGRKVTISFSSGAFIRADVSEWGMSLTLRAPSSDYKNTLGLCGSFDGDAENDYHTVNGIEIPKNSNAHLTFINEWRISPGDSLFDKTPGSLSSSKKTPFCSCAVDDPGLYQSVNKLDSVSQREFASSCKESENVKFLSLIPGLDVTAEYFSSVDLIRRLSRRASLHKKDSSALLSGEDQSVNQTKHHTQTLAHTATNSREDTGTEKQGSLSLGSRRNKQKYDSHLHKRQPVRNRWKRQHYYEYLSVFPFQSLSQMDLEGFSYFFPEDHTPDTHQEFFPSWPTPSGLTESNALALCKQTIANSSIGRSCTALLGRRIEDTVDMCFKDLLLKDDLSWSEAGMALLENECEKRVLEEINYNTQGFQGSIEDLLLALKCPNLCSGNGQCVEWGCACFQGFSSYDCSVLSGQVPEITELENDGLCDVRQYDCTSVRAFGQGFRESPSLKCEIVKLQYRDSKWILGEPVFTPSAFQNTRTVDCQLPTDGQQSDVMDQVDDKPIARWQIKISNDGFIYSNPKTITLFDGACQTCEPQANGLCTLKEKTCNIDGLCYGEGDTNPTSPCLLCRPDISKLTWSVTENNEPPVLQTLQGTLQTFYGENFVYQFMASDPEGSAILFTFDSGPQGASLSPSGLLIWKAVAKNSQKLTFSLTDDCNAETKVIIEVNVKSCDCLNGGSCVTNIHFPSGSGKYLCVCLPGFEGDLCQVNFDDCKSNPCGIGRCVDGINSYYCECTFGLQESFEDVYDEREDDTEEMGRNEGKDYIFHEENGLADAHTDENVSGYQQSSIEKIPNAPSFTPSPKDVAKRFISVQRASSTPSTSTVKTYTPWKQINSQITASDQSASTRYIGHTFTAINDQLNNTGENSAMKTMITPSFRNNPVLRDKTTMTQSEAYNPLETSKDTLLSSKTNIPSIMSRVLKGGNSYKVQHPSVKHKDSLLQSGFVGIAVPSKVPGTDQESDATAVPKALICADLPCFPGVLCEPSHDGSFKCGRCPYGYYGDGVACRAICRYACGKNMECVAPNICNCKRGYSGYNCQSAVCQPDCKNHGKCIKPSVCECPPGYSGSTCEKARCNPLCQHGGTCLARNLCTCPYGFVGPRCETLVCNRHCENGGECLTPDVCQCKAGWYGPTCNTAVCDPVCLNGGSCTKPNVCLCPNGFFGAQCQNAVCYPPCKNGGHCMRNNVCTCPDGYTGRRCEKSVCDPMCMNGGRCVGPNICSCRSGWRGKQCNTPICLQKCKNGGECIGPSICHCLPQWEGVQCQTPVCSQKCLLGGRCVLPNVCSCRPGYTGVICAKKLQVQRHHG; translated from the exons AAGCAAAACCACAAACATGTGAACCTGGGGAAGTGAAAACTCAGGGTGTCTGTAATA GTAGACTGTCTCCTTCATCATCTccatccccatcaccaccacctcctACTTCACTGGAAGTTGTGGCAGAGTTGGTTGAAGCCAGTGTTTACTTAAGGTGTACTTTTGATGTTCCTCTTGCAAATAGTTCAGTGGGATTTACTGTAACTTGGTCCAGGCTTGCTTCTGAAGACTTCAAAGAAGAACTGAGACGAGAGACAACAGTTCAGGCATTCTCACTGTTAGAACTGGATGGCATAAACCTCAGACTCGGAGACAGG GTCTTCTGTAGCAGTTCTTCTTTTTTCTTGGAAAAACCAGATATACAAAGCCCACCTGTTGAGAGCAGTGAATTTTTTGCTGGCATTAAG CTGCATCCTGAGTCACTCAATATATCAGAAGATGGGAAAGAATACAGACTGATCATAGAAAGTAGAATTCCTATTTCTTGTCCCAAATTTAGCCAACTTGAAAATGACTGCAAAATCTCATTAAAATTAAATACTATTGATCAAG ATAAAGAGCAGCTAGGCTTAAACTTGGCTCTTTCTTCCTGTGATGTGGATCTTCTTCAGAAACCCTGCATTAATGGAACCTGTAGCCAGGTTATTGTTCATTTCACTGCTGTGACAGATTTTGCTCAGGATGGAGACAGAGTTACCAAGATTATGGTGGAACCTATATTAAGTGACAATTTCCTGTGGAACCGCTACATCCCAGAAGGCATACAG ATTACAGTAAAGGATCTTCCCTCTGCCTACTGCTACTCATTTACTGACCCACATATAATTACATTTGATGGCAG GTTGTACGATAATTTTAAAACGGGAACATTTGTGCTCTATAAGAGTACATCTCGGGATTTTGAAGTTCATGTGCGCCAGTGGGACTGTGGCAGCCTTCACTTCCCAGCATCATGTAACTGTGGCTTTGTTGCCAAAGAAGGAAGTGATATAATTGCATATGACATGTGCAGCGGTCAACTACATGAGTCACAGCCACATTTATCTGTAAAGAGTAGAGACATAATGGGAAGCAATATCAGGATCACTGAATCCTATCTAGGAAGAAAAGTCACG ATCTCATTTTCTTCTGGGGCTTTCATTCGTGCTGATGTGAGTGAATGGGGAATGAGTCTGACTCTCCGGGCACCCAGTTCAGATTATAAGAACACTTTAGGACTTTGCGGCTCATTTGATGGAGATGCAGAGAATGACTACCACACTGTGAATGGGATTGAAATCCCAAAGAATTCTAATGCTCATCTTACTTTTATTAATGAGTGGAG AATTTCACCAGGAGACAGTTTGTTTGACAAAACACCAGGTTCTTTAAGTTCATCCAAGAAAACACCCTTCTGTAGTTGTGCAGTTGATGATCCTGGATTATATCAATCGGTGAATAAATTGGATTCTGTTTCTCAAAGAGAATTTGCTTCATCTTGCAAAGAAAGTGAAAATGTTAAGTTTCTTTCTTTGATACCAGGACTGGATGTCACTGCTGAGTATTTTAGCTCTGTTGATCTTATCAGGCGCTTAAGCAGACGTGCATCTTTACACAAAAAGGATTCTTCTGCTCTTCTGTCAGGAGAAGATCAATCTGTTAATCAAACCAAACATCACACACAAACCCTAGCACATACAGCTACAAATTCAAGGGAAGACACTGGAACAGAAAAACAAGGCTCATTGAGCTTGGGAAGTAGAAGAAATAAACAGAAGTATGACAGCCATCTCCACAAAAGACAGCCTGTCAGAAATAGATGGAAGCGCCAGCATTATTATGAATATCTTTCTGTATTTCCATTCCAAAGTCTCAGCCAAATGGACCTGGAAGGGTTTAGCTATTTTTTTCCAGAGGACCATACCCCTGACACACACCAAGAATTTTTTCCTTCTTGGCCCACACCTTCTGGCCTCACTGAGTCCAACGCTTTGGCATTATGCAAGCAGACAATAGCTAACTCCAGCATAGGCAGATCTTGCACTGCTCTTCTTGGCAGGCGGATAGAGGATACAGTAGATATGTGTTTTAAAGATCTATTGCTGAAGGATGATCTCAGCTGGTCAGAAGCAGGCATGGCCCTGTTAGAGAATGAATGTGAAAAGAGGGTTTTGGAAGAAATAAATTACAACACACAAGGATTTCAGGGGTCAATTGAAGACCTTCTCTTAGCATTAAAATGCCCCAATCTCTGCAGTGGTAATGGACAGTGTGTAGAATGGGGCTGTGCCTGTTTTCAAGGCTTTAGCTCATATGACTGCAGTGTGTTGTCTG GTCAGGTTCCAGAAATTACAGAGCTGGAGAATGATGGATTGTGTGATGTTCGACAGTATGACTGTACATCTGTGAGAGCTTTTGGCCAAGGATTCAGGGAGTCACCCAGTCTGAAATGTGAAATTGTCAAACTACAG TACAGAGACAGTAAATGGATCCTGGGAGAGCCTGTGTTTACACCGTCTGCCTTCCAAAATACCAGAACGGTCGATTGCCAACTGCCGACAGATGGTCAGCAATCTGATGTCATGGATCAGGTTGATGACAAACCTATTGCAAGGTGGCAAATCAAG ATTTCTAATGATGGATTCATTTATAGCAATCCTAAAACAATAACATTATTTGATGGAGCTTGTCAAACATGTGAACCACAGGCAAATGGGTTATGTACATTAAAG GAGAAAACATGCAACATAGATGGCCTCTGTTATGGGGAAGGAGATACAAATCCTACCAGCCCATGCTTACTCTGCAGACCTGACATCTCAAAGTTAACTTGGTCAGTTACTGAAA ACAATGAACCTCCTGTGCTTCAAACTTTGCAAGGCACCCTACAGACATTTTATGGGGAAAATTTTGTGTACCAGTTTATGGCATCAGATCCAGAAGGCTCTGCCATCCTTTTTACGTTTGACTCTGGTCCTCAAGGTGCCAGCCTTTCCCCTTCTGGACTCCTTATATGGAAAGCTGTGGCAAAGAATTCACAGAAATTGACATTTTCTTTGACAGATGATTGCAATGCTGAGACTAAAGTAATAATAGAG GTCAATGTGAAATCGTGTGATTGTTTAAATGGTGGGTCATGTGTGACAAATATACATTTCCCATCTGGAAGTGGAAAAtacctgtgtgtctgtctgccagGTTTTGAAGGTGACCTCTGTCAAGTGAATTTTGATGATTGTAAATCTAATCCCTGTGGTATCGGCAGATGTGTTGATGGGATAAACAGCTACTACTGTGAATGCACATTTGGGCTGCAAg AAAGCTTTGAAGATGTTTATGATGAAAGAGAGGATGACACTGAAGAAATGGGAAGGAATGAGGGTAAAGATTACATTTTTCATGAAGAAAATGGACTTGCTGATGCACATACTGATGAGAATGTATCTG GTTATCAACAGTCATCCATTGAGAAAATTCCTAATGCCCCAAGTTTTACTCCCAGTCCTAAAGATGTTGCCAAACGTTTTATTtctgtgcaaagggccagcagCACCCCCTCAACCTCCACAGTGAAAACATACACACCATGGAAGCAAATTAATTCTCAAATAACCGCTTCTGACCAGTCTGCGAGTACCAGATACATTGGCCATACCTTCACTGCTATCAATGACCAGCTAAATAACACAGGAGAAAACTCTGCCATGAAGACTATGATAACGCCATCTTTTAGGAACAATCCTGTATTACGTGATAAGACAACAATGACACAATCTGAGGCCTACAATCCTTTAGAGACTAGCAAGGACACATTGCTTAGCAGCAAAACAAACATACCCTCCATAATGAGCAGAGTATTAAAAGGAGGAAATAGTTACAAAGTTCAACACCCATCGGTCAAGCATAAGGACAGTCTTTTACAGTCTGGTTTTGTTGGAATCGCTGTCCCATCAAAAGTGCCTGGCACAGATCAGGAATCAGATGCAACAGCGGTGCCTAAGGCATTAATTTGTGCTGATTTACCTTGTTTTCCTGGAGTTCTCTGTGAACCAAGCCATGATGGAAGCTTCAAATGCGGTCGTTGTCCTTATGGTTATTATGGAGATGGTGTCGCTTGCAGAG CAATATGTAGGTATGCATGTGGTAAAAACATGGAGTGCGTGGCACCCAATATTTGCAACTGCAAACGTGGCTACTCTGGTTATAACTGTCAGAGTG CTGTATGTCAACCTGACTGTAAAAACCATGGGAAATGCATAAAGCCCAGTGTCTGTGAATGTCCCCCAGGATACAGTGGATCAACCTGTGAGAAAG CACGCTGTAACCCACTGTGTCAACATGGAGGCACATGCTTGGCCAGAAATCTCTGCACCTGCCCGTATGGTTTTGTGGGACCCAGATGTGAAACAC TGGTTTGCAACAGACACTGTGAAAATGGTGGTGAATGTCTCACTCCAGATGTCTGCCAGTGTAAAGCTGGCTGGTACGGACCGACTTGCAATACAG CGGTGTGTGACCCTGTATGCCTCAATGGTGGCTCCTGTACTAAGCCAAATGTTTGCCTCTGTCCAAATGGATTCTTTGGTGCCCAGTGTCAGAATG CTGTTTGCTACCCTCCCTGTAAGAATGGTGGCCACTGCATGAGAAATAATGTGTGCACTTGTCCTGATGGGTACACTGGCAGAAGATGTGAAAAAA gtGTCTGTGACCCAATGTGTATGAATGGAGGCAGATGTGTGGGGCCAAACATCTGCTCTTGTCGCTCAGGGTGGAGAGGAAAACAATGTAATACAC CTATTTGTCTTCAGAAATGTAAGAACGGCGGAGAATGTATTGGACCAAGCATTTGTCATTGCCTTCCACAGTGGGAAGGGGTTCAGTGTCAAACAC CTGTGTGCAGTCAGAAATGTCTCTTAGGTGGTAGGTGTGTGCTGCCTAATGTGTGCTCTTGTCGTCCTGGTTATACTGGAGTCATCTGTGCAAAGAAACTACAG GTACAGAGACATCATGGTTGA
- the VWDE gene encoding von Willebrand factor D and EGF domain-containing protein isoform X1 — protein sequence MQLPALRAWPLWLGLVLLGLMAAPCQQALECHPGGHQILQSPYRSVDFDSSQLQQSAIQDLICDHSLTPGWYRFLIFDKPAEMPTKCVEMNHCGTQAPVWLSLMESESMPLPGEIKQLTACATWQFFFSTTKDCCLFRIPVSVRNCGEFFVYLLQPTQGCMGYCAEEAKPQTCEPGEVKTQGVCNSRLSPSSSPSPSPPPPTSLEVVAELVEASVYLRCTFDVPLANSSVGFTVTWSRLASEDFKEELRRETTVQAFSLLELDGINLRLGDRVFCSSSSFFLEKPDIQSPPVESSEFFAGIKLHPESLNISEDGKEYRLIIESRIPISCPKFSQLENDCKISLKLNTIDQDKEQLGLNLALSSCDVDLLQKPCINGTCSQVIVHFTAVTDFAQDGDRVTKIMVEPILSDNFLWNRYIPEGIQITVKDLPSAYCYSFTDPHIITFDGRLYDNFKTGTFVLYKSTSRDFEVHVRQWDCGSLHFPASCNCGFVAKEGSDIIAYDMCSGQLHESQPHLSVKSRDIMGSNIRITESYLGRKVTISFSSGAFIRADVSEWGMSLTLRAPSSDYKNTLGLCGSFDGDAENDYHTVNGIEIPKNSNAHLTFINEWRISPGDSLFDKTPGSLSSSKKTPFCSCAVDDPGLYQSVNKLDSVSQREFASSCKESENVKFLSLIPGLDVTAEYFSSVDLIRRLSRRASLHKKDSSALLSGEDQSVNQTKHHTQTLAHTATNSREDTGTEKQGSLSLGSRRNKQKYDSHLHKRQPVRNRWKRQHYYEYLSVFPFQSLSQMDLEGFSYFFPEDHTPDTHQEFFPSWPTPSGLTESNALALCKQTIANSSIGRSCTALLGRRIEDTVDMCFKDLLLKDDLSWSEAGMALLENECEKRVLEEINYNTQGFQGSIEDLLLALKCPNLCSGNGQCVEWGCACFQGFSSYDCSVLSGQVPEITELENDGLCDVRQYDCTSVRAFGQGFRESPSLKCEIVKLQYRDSKWILGEPVFTPSAFQNTRTVDCQLPTDGQQSDVMDQVDDKPIARWQIKISNDGFIYSNPKTITLFDGACQTCEPQANGLCTLKEKTCNIDGLCYGEGDTNPTSPCLLCRPDISKLTWSVTENNEPPVLQTLQGTLQTFYGENFVYQFMASDPEGSAILFTFDSGPQGASLSPSGLLIWKAVAKNSQKLTFSLTDDCNAETKVIIEVNVKSCDCLNGGSCVTNIHFPSGSGKYLCVCLPGFEGDLCQVNFDDCKSNPCGIGRCVDGINSYYCECTFGLQGRDCQEDIDECASKPCFPGVFCFNTFGSYYCGPCPKGLYGDGKICHVETKLTSDVPSHLLVPESFEDVYDEREDDTEEMGRNEGKDYIFHEENGLADAHTDENVSGYQQSSIEKIPNAPSFTPSPKDVAKRFISVQRASSTPSTSTVKTYTPWKQINSQITASDQSASTRYIGHTFTAINDQLNNTGENSAMKTMITPSFRNNPVLRDKTTMTQSEAYNPLETSKDTLLSSKTNIPSIMSRVLKGGNSYKVQHPSVKHKDSLLQSGFVGIAVPSKVPGTDQESDATAVPKALICADLPCFPGVLCEPSHDGSFKCGRCPYGYYGDGVACRAICRYACGKNMECVAPNICNCKRGYSGYNCQSAVCQPDCKNHGKCIKPSVCECPPGYSGSTCEKARCNPLCQHGGTCLARNLCTCPYGFVGPRCETLVCNRHCENGGECLTPDVCQCKAGWYGPTCNTAVCDPVCLNGGSCTKPNVCLCPNGFFGAQCQNAVCYPPCKNGGHCMRNNVCTCPDGYTGRRCEKSVCDPMCMNGGRCVGPNICSCRSGWRGKQCNTPICLQKCKNGGECIGPSICHCLPQWEGVQCQTPVCSQKCLLGGRCVLPNVCSCRPGYTGVICAKKLQVQRHHG from the exons AAGCAAAACCACAAACATGTGAACCTGGGGAAGTGAAAACTCAGGGTGTCTGTAATA GTAGACTGTCTCCTTCATCATCTccatccccatcaccaccacctcctACTTCACTGGAAGTTGTGGCAGAGTTGGTTGAAGCCAGTGTTTACTTAAGGTGTACTTTTGATGTTCCTCTTGCAAATAGTTCAGTGGGATTTACTGTAACTTGGTCCAGGCTTGCTTCTGAAGACTTCAAAGAAGAACTGAGACGAGAGACAACAGTTCAGGCATTCTCACTGTTAGAACTGGATGGCATAAACCTCAGACTCGGAGACAGG GTCTTCTGTAGCAGTTCTTCTTTTTTCTTGGAAAAACCAGATATACAAAGCCCACCTGTTGAGAGCAGTGAATTTTTTGCTGGCATTAAG CTGCATCCTGAGTCACTCAATATATCAGAAGATGGGAAAGAATACAGACTGATCATAGAAAGTAGAATTCCTATTTCTTGTCCCAAATTTAGCCAACTTGAAAATGACTGCAAAATCTCATTAAAATTAAATACTATTGATCAAG ATAAAGAGCAGCTAGGCTTAAACTTGGCTCTTTCTTCCTGTGATGTGGATCTTCTTCAGAAACCCTGCATTAATGGAACCTGTAGCCAGGTTATTGTTCATTTCACTGCTGTGACAGATTTTGCTCAGGATGGAGACAGAGTTACCAAGATTATGGTGGAACCTATATTAAGTGACAATTTCCTGTGGAACCGCTACATCCCAGAAGGCATACAG ATTACAGTAAAGGATCTTCCCTCTGCCTACTGCTACTCATTTACTGACCCACATATAATTACATTTGATGGCAG GTTGTACGATAATTTTAAAACGGGAACATTTGTGCTCTATAAGAGTACATCTCGGGATTTTGAAGTTCATGTGCGCCAGTGGGACTGTGGCAGCCTTCACTTCCCAGCATCATGTAACTGTGGCTTTGTTGCCAAAGAAGGAAGTGATATAATTGCATATGACATGTGCAGCGGTCAACTACATGAGTCACAGCCACATTTATCTGTAAAGAGTAGAGACATAATGGGAAGCAATATCAGGATCACTGAATCCTATCTAGGAAGAAAAGTCACG ATCTCATTTTCTTCTGGGGCTTTCATTCGTGCTGATGTGAGTGAATGGGGAATGAGTCTGACTCTCCGGGCACCCAGTTCAGATTATAAGAACACTTTAGGACTTTGCGGCTCATTTGATGGAGATGCAGAGAATGACTACCACACTGTGAATGGGATTGAAATCCCAAAGAATTCTAATGCTCATCTTACTTTTATTAATGAGTGGAG AATTTCACCAGGAGACAGTTTGTTTGACAAAACACCAGGTTCTTTAAGTTCATCCAAGAAAACACCCTTCTGTAGTTGTGCAGTTGATGATCCTGGATTATATCAATCGGTGAATAAATTGGATTCTGTTTCTCAAAGAGAATTTGCTTCATCTTGCAAAGAAAGTGAAAATGTTAAGTTTCTTTCTTTGATACCAGGACTGGATGTCACTGCTGAGTATTTTAGCTCTGTTGATCTTATCAGGCGCTTAAGCAGACGTGCATCTTTACACAAAAAGGATTCTTCTGCTCTTCTGTCAGGAGAAGATCAATCTGTTAATCAAACCAAACATCACACACAAACCCTAGCACATACAGCTACAAATTCAAGGGAAGACACTGGAACAGAAAAACAAGGCTCATTGAGCTTGGGAAGTAGAAGAAATAAACAGAAGTATGACAGCCATCTCCACAAAAGACAGCCTGTCAGAAATAGATGGAAGCGCCAGCATTATTATGAATATCTTTCTGTATTTCCATTCCAAAGTCTCAGCCAAATGGACCTGGAAGGGTTTAGCTATTTTTTTCCAGAGGACCATACCCCTGACACACACCAAGAATTTTTTCCTTCTTGGCCCACACCTTCTGGCCTCACTGAGTCCAACGCTTTGGCATTATGCAAGCAGACAATAGCTAACTCCAGCATAGGCAGATCTTGCACTGCTCTTCTTGGCAGGCGGATAGAGGATACAGTAGATATGTGTTTTAAAGATCTATTGCTGAAGGATGATCTCAGCTGGTCAGAAGCAGGCATGGCCCTGTTAGAGAATGAATGTGAAAAGAGGGTTTTGGAAGAAATAAATTACAACACACAAGGATTTCAGGGGTCAATTGAAGACCTTCTCTTAGCATTAAAATGCCCCAATCTCTGCAGTGGTAATGGACAGTGTGTAGAATGGGGCTGTGCCTGTTTTCAAGGCTTTAGCTCATATGACTGCAGTGTGTTGTCTG GTCAGGTTCCAGAAATTACAGAGCTGGAGAATGATGGATTGTGTGATGTTCGACAGTATGACTGTACATCTGTGAGAGCTTTTGGCCAAGGATTCAGGGAGTCACCCAGTCTGAAATGTGAAATTGTCAAACTACAG TACAGAGACAGTAAATGGATCCTGGGAGAGCCTGTGTTTACACCGTCTGCCTTCCAAAATACCAGAACGGTCGATTGCCAACTGCCGACAGATGGTCAGCAATCTGATGTCATGGATCAGGTTGATGACAAACCTATTGCAAGGTGGCAAATCAAG ATTTCTAATGATGGATTCATTTATAGCAATCCTAAAACAATAACATTATTTGATGGAGCTTGTCAAACATGTGAACCACAGGCAAATGGGTTATGTACATTAAAG GAGAAAACATGCAACATAGATGGCCTCTGTTATGGGGAAGGAGATACAAATCCTACCAGCCCATGCTTACTCTGCAGACCTGACATCTCAAAGTTAACTTGGTCAGTTACTGAAA ACAATGAACCTCCTGTGCTTCAAACTTTGCAAGGCACCCTACAGACATTTTATGGGGAAAATTTTGTGTACCAGTTTATGGCATCAGATCCAGAAGGCTCTGCCATCCTTTTTACGTTTGACTCTGGTCCTCAAGGTGCCAGCCTTTCCCCTTCTGGACTCCTTATATGGAAAGCTGTGGCAAAGAATTCACAGAAATTGACATTTTCTTTGACAGATGATTGCAATGCTGAGACTAAAGTAATAATAGAG GTCAATGTGAAATCGTGTGATTGTTTAAATGGTGGGTCATGTGTGACAAATATACATTTCCCATCTGGAAGTGGAAAAtacctgtgtgtctgtctgccagGTTTTGAAGGTGACCTCTGTCAAGTGAATTTTGATGATTGTAAATCTAATCCCTGTGGTATCGGCAGATGTGTTGATGGGATAAACAGCTACTACTGTGAATGCACATTTGGGCTGCAAg GTAGAGATTGCCAAGAAGATATTGATGAATGTGCATCCAAGCCTTGCTTCCCTGGAGTATTTTGCTTCAATACTTTTGGTTCCTATTATTGTGGTCCATGTCCAAAAGGTCTATATGGAGATGGAAAGATATGCCATG TTGAAACAAAATTGACAAGTGATGTTCCCTCACATCTTTTGGTTCCAGAAAGCTTTGAAGATGTTTATGATGAAAGAGAGGATGACACTGAAGAAATGGGAAGGAATGAGGGTAAAGATTACATTTTTCATGAAGAAAATGGACTTGCTGATGCACATACTGATGAGAATGTATCTG GTTATCAACAGTCATCCATTGAGAAAATTCCTAATGCCCCAAGTTTTACTCCCAGTCCTAAAGATGTTGCCAAACGTTTTATTtctgtgcaaagggccagcagCACCCCCTCAACCTCCACAGTGAAAACATACACACCATGGAAGCAAATTAATTCTCAAATAACCGCTTCTGACCAGTCTGCGAGTACCAGATACATTGGCCATACCTTCACTGCTATCAATGACCAGCTAAATAACACAGGAGAAAACTCTGCCATGAAGACTATGATAACGCCATCTTTTAGGAACAATCCTGTATTACGTGATAAGACAACAATGACACAATCTGAGGCCTACAATCCTTTAGAGACTAGCAAGGACACATTGCTTAGCAGCAAAACAAACATACCCTCCATAATGAGCAGAGTATTAAAAGGAGGAAATAGTTACAAAGTTCAACACCCATCGGTCAAGCATAAGGACAGTCTTTTACAGTCTGGTTTTGTTGGAATCGCTGTCCCATCAAAAGTGCCTGGCACAGATCAGGAATCAGATGCAACAGCGGTGCCTAAGGCATTAATTTGTGCTGATTTACCTTGTTTTCCTGGAGTTCTCTGTGAACCAAGCCATGATGGAAGCTTCAAATGCGGTCGTTGTCCTTATGGTTATTATGGAGATGGTGTCGCTTGCAGAG CAATATGTAGGTATGCATGTGGTAAAAACATGGAGTGCGTGGCACCCAATATTTGCAACTGCAAACGTGGCTACTCTGGTTATAACTGTCAGAGTG CTGTATGTCAACCTGACTGTAAAAACCATGGGAAATGCATAAAGCCCAGTGTCTGTGAATGTCCCCCAGGATACAGTGGATCAACCTGTGAGAAAG CACGCTGTAACCCACTGTGTCAACATGGAGGCACATGCTTGGCCAGAAATCTCTGCACCTGCCCGTATGGTTTTGTGGGACCCAGATGTGAAACAC TGGTTTGCAACAGACACTGTGAAAATGGTGGTGAATGTCTCACTCCAGATGTCTGCCAGTGTAAAGCTGGCTGGTACGGACCGACTTGCAATACAG CGGTGTGTGACCCTGTATGCCTCAATGGTGGCTCCTGTACTAAGCCAAATGTTTGCCTCTGTCCAAATGGATTCTTTGGTGCCCAGTGTCAGAATG CTGTTTGCTACCCTCCCTGTAAGAATGGTGGCCACTGCATGAGAAATAATGTGTGCACTTGTCCTGATGGGTACACTGGCAGAAGATGTGAAAAAA gtGTCTGTGACCCAATGTGTATGAATGGAGGCAGATGTGTGGGGCCAAACATCTGCTCTTGTCGCTCAGGGTGGAGAGGAAAACAATGTAATACAC CTATTTGTCTTCAGAAATGTAAGAACGGCGGAGAATGTATTGGACCAAGCATTTGTCATTGCCTTCCACAGTGGGAAGGGGTTCAGTGTCAAACAC CTGTGTGCAGTCAGAAATGTCTCTTAGGTGGTAGGTGTGTGCTGCCTAATGTGTGCTCTTGTCGTCCTGGTTATACTGGAGTCATCTGTGCAAAGAAACTACAG GTACAGAGACATCATGGTTGA